In Pseudothermotoga hypogea DSM 11164 = NBRC 106472, the following are encoded in one genomic region:
- a CDS encoding RsmD family RNA methyltransferase, with the protein MLSLLQITGGFLKGRKVQPVPDPRTRYTSSMVRQALFSMVDVTDKSFLELFCGSAVVSLEAISRGARKAVAVDVSKLATKVARQNAEKLGVQLTVLCVDYRRFLEKNSESFDVAFIDPPYELGFVNEAVRLLSEKKVAETIVVEKSKREKIIVPTELEVLKERSYGDSDLVILRRRPV; encoded by the coding sequence GTGCTGTCCTTGCTCCAAATCACTGGAGGCTTTTTGAAAGGCAGGAAAGTGCAGCCTGTGCCGGATCCAAGAACACGCTACACGAGCTCCATGGTGCGCCAGGCACTCTTCAGCATGGTAGATGTGACCGATAAAAGCTTTTTAGAACTGTTCTGTGGCAGCGCAGTGGTCTCGCTCGAAGCCATCAGCAGGGGTGCAAGGAAGGCCGTCGCAGTAGACGTTTCGAAACTCGCCACCAAGGTTGCAAGACAGAACGCAGAGAAACTGGGGGTGCAGTTGACCGTTCTGTGCGTGGACTACAGAAGGTTCTTGGAGAAGAACTCAGAAAGCTTCGATGTAGCTTTCATCGATCCTCCGTACGAACTTGGCTTCGTGAATGAAGCGGTAAGACTGCTCAGTGAAAAGAAGGTTGCCGAAACGATCGTCGTGGAAAAATCGAAGAGAGAAAAGATCATCGTCCCCACAGAACTCGAAGTTCTGAAAGAGAGAAGTTACGGTGACAGTGATCTCGTCATTCTGAGACGTCGACCTGTTTAG
- the asd gene encoding aspartate-semialdehyde dehydrogenase — protein MKKRRVVILGATGTVGQRFVQLLANHPFFEVVALAASEASAGKKYAEAVHWHLPCEIPEDVRDMKIVGMDSTFECDYIFSALPSDVAGPIETRLVEQGYIVFSNAASHRMDQDVPLLVPEVNLDHIKLVERQETLGRLITNPNCSTIGLVMALKPIMDLFGIEFVNVVTMQAVSGAGYPGVASLDILDNVIPYIKNEEEKMCSEPKKILGRLTEDGVDLATFDVVAQCNRVPVQDGHMISAYVETSEKVDLDELIRAIDNFNPLKDYKLFTAPDNPVVYLPDKDAPQPRLHRDLGGGMTVSVGRLVKVSERALRFVALVHNTIRGAAGCAVLNTEIYEFLYGRGV, from the coding sequence ATGAAGAAGAGGAGAGTCGTGATCCTGGGTGCGACGGGTACGGTGGGACAGCGCTTCGTACAGTTGCTGGCAAACCATCCCTTCTTCGAGGTGGTCGCACTTGCTGCATCTGAAGCGTCCGCTGGAAAGAAATATGCAGAAGCGGTTCACTGGCATCTTCCCTGTGAGATTCCTGAAGACGTGCGCGACATGAAGATCGTTGGCATGGACTCAACCTTCGAGTGTGATTACATCTTCTCCGCCTTGCCTTCCGATGTGGCTGGACCCATAGAAACGCGTCTGGTAGAACAAGGTTACATCGTGTTTTCGAACGCGGCGAGTCACAGAATGGACCAGGATGTGCCACTGTTGGTTCCTGAAGTGAACCTGGATCACATCAAACTTGTTGAGCGTCAGGAAACTTTGGGCAGGTTGATCACGAATCCAAACTGTTCCACCATTGGTCTGGTGATGGCACTCAAACCCATCATGGACCTTTTTGGAATCGAGTTCGTGAACGTTGTGACCATGCAGGCTGTCTCAGGTGCAGGTTATCCTGGTGTGGCATCGCTCGATATACTTGACAACGTGATACCCTACATAAAGAACGAAGAAGAAAAGATGTGCAGTGAGCCAAAGAAGATCCTTGGAAGATTGACGGAAGATGGCGTCGATCTTGCGACGTTCGACGTCGTCGCTCAATGCAACAGGGTGCCCGTCCAAGACGGTCACATGATCAGTGCTTACGTCGAGACGAGTGAAAAGGTGGATCTGGACGAACTGATAAGAGCCATAGATAATTTCAACCCTCTGAAGGATTACAAGCTTTTCACGGCCCCAGACAACCCTGTTGTGTACCTACCAGATAAAGATGCCCCACAACCACGGCTCCACAGAGATCTGGGTGGCGGCATGACGGTGAGCGTTGGAAGGTTAGTGAAGGTCTCGGAGCGTGCTTTGAGATTCGTCGCGCTGGTTCACAATACCATCAGAGGTGCTGCGGGATGTGCCGTGTTGAACACAGAAATCTACGAATTTCTTTACGGCAGGGGCGTGTGA
- a CDS encoding BadF/BadG/BcrA/BcrD ATPase family protein: MRLLGVDVGGTKMHILIVDELGNVIVFEEGPGANYQGVGVEKAYQTLKRLIEKALKSASLSLDELDAAFFGVAGADFEYENRIVRSILERLGLKRYAFDNDGRIALRSGTFDDVGIMISCGTGGINYACDGKRMERIGGFSSFFGERLGSYIIAGKVASAIVRAKDGRSENTVMVEMFESQIASKIEDIMHYEYEGDYEKMRDYAVLLIRTLYSAARDHDFVALKILCEIVDEVVRIVEAFRKKLNFTPPIKLVLEGSFFKNADPILLNMICSALGRDYRLIVPKHPPVVGAVLLASELVGCSFTDRAIEKLIGFWGDQT, translated from the coding sequence ATGCGCCTTCTTGGTGTAGATGTTGGTGGGACGAAGATGCACATCTTGATCGTGGACGAACTGGGCAACGTGATCGTTTTTGAAGAAGGTCCCGGAGCTAACTATCAAGGAGTTGGTGTTGAGAAAGCATACCAGACTCTGAAACGATTGATTGAGAAAGCTTTGAAAAGTGCCTCTTTGAGCCTTGATGAGTTGGATGCGGCTTTCTTTGGTGTTGCTGGTGCCGACTTCGAGTATGAAAACAGAATAGTTCGGTCCATACTGGAGCGACTCGGACTGAAGAGATACGCTTTCGACAACGATGGTAGAATCGCCCTCAGATCTGGAACTTTTGACGACGTTGGCATCATGATAAGCTGTGGTACAGGAGGCATCAACTATGCGTGCGACGGGAAAAGGATGGAAAGGATCGGAGGTTTTTCGTCCTTCTTTGGCGAGCGCCTGGGCTCTTACATCATCGCGGGGAAAGTGGCTTCCGCGATCGTGAGGGCGAAGGATGGCAGGTCCGAAAACACCGTGATGGTTGAAATGTTCGAATCACAAATTGCCTCAAAGATTGAAGATATCATGCATTATGAATACGAAGGTGACTATGAAAAAATGAGAGACTACGCTGTTCTGTTGATAAGAACACTCTATTCTGCTGCACGTGATCACGACTTCGTTGCTTTGAAGATACTGTGCGAGATTGTCGATGAGGTTGTCCGCATCGTCGAAGCGTTCAGAAAGAAGTTGAACTTCACACCTCCCATAAAACTCGTGCTCGAAGGAAGCTTCTTCAAGAACGCAGATCCGATACTCTTGAACATGATCTGTAGTGCACTGGGGAGAGATTATCGCTTGATCGTTCCAAAACATCCGCCCGTCGTTGGTGCGGTGCTCTTGGCCAGTGAGTTGGTGGGTTGCAGTTTCACCGATCGTGCGATTGAAAAATTGATAGGTTTCTGGGGGGATCAAACATGA
- a CDS encoding diguanylate cyclase produces the protein MRRKITGVLFILLVVLMAFFTLIFYWIVFMFPRLQKTLLNYHMNSLTHQLDLAISMVNIHYSNFVQGLEDESTAKQNAMRHLKSLFYGPEGKDYFFVLNLDGVLLVHPYRSDLEGQNAFMSDDAVFTSAIRTIVEGAKEGKKFVEYDWYLYGEKKVEKKFSAIRVFEPWGWIIGTGLYSETLMEQSKKIAREFQSVAILLMTMYSAIVAFLLVLLNRQYKERERLLTLHLQEGERLKTILSSIPQPVAVLKDSQIIFMNQSFEETFVREAESSPALKEKISQVIEETLNEVRKTKKGLVKALEIALGQEKKWFDVHAVPLFSGERVVETVLLFVETTHQVKQIEFWRFSAETDPLTGLANRNVLDVILSDQHVLGEKFCVIMLDVDGFKEINDRYGHSVGDEVLKEFARRLSNNARKDTILVRFGGDEMLVIVPNADRETGLKIAQRLQEVLKKPLHLENLTLNLSASMGLSEFPTDGNDLRSLIDVADRRLYKAKSLGKGSLCVD, from the coding sequence ATGAGACGCAAAATCACCGGCGTTTTATTCATATTGTTGGTTGTTCTCATGGCTTTTTTCACATTGATATTCTACTGGATCGTGTTCATGTTTCCAAGATTGCAGAAAACTCTACTGAACTATCACATGAACAGCTTGACCCATCAGCTGGATCTGGCCATCTCCATGGTGAACATTCACTATTCTAATTTCGTGCAAGGTTTAGAAGACGAATCGACCGCTAAACAAAACGCTATGAGACATCTGAAAAGCCTCTTCTACGGTCCTGAGGGGAAGGACTATTTCTTCGTGCTGAATCTGGATGGAGTACTCCTGGTTCATCCGTACCGTTCAGACCTGGAAGGGCAGAACGCTTTCATGTCTGACGATGCGGTCTTCACCAGTGCGATTCGAACCATCGTTGAGGGTGCAAAGGAAGGCAAGAAGTTTGTAGAGTACGATTGGTATCTTTACGGTGAAAAGAAGGTCGAAAAGAAATTCTCTGCAATCAGAGTCTTCGAACCTTGGGGATGGATAATCGGAACCGGTCTTTACAGTGAAACTTTGATGGAACAGTCGAAAAAGATCGCGCGAGAGTTTCAGTCTGTGGCGATCCTTTTGATGACTATGTATTCGGCCATCGTTGCGTTCTTGCTGGTTTTGTTGAATCGTCAGTACAAAGAGAGGGAAAGACTTTTGACGTTGCATTTGCAGGAAGGAGAAAGGCTGAAAACCATTCTCAGTTCGATCCCGCAACCTGTGGCTGTCTTGAAAGATTCGCAGATCATTTTCATGAACCAGTCCTTTGAGGAGACGTTCGTGCGAGAAGCTGAAAGTTCACCTGCGCTGAAAGAGAAGATCTCACAAGTGATCGAAGAAACCTTGAACGAGGTGAGAAAGACCAAGAAAGGCTTGGTCAAAGCGCTGGAGATCGCGTTGGGGCAAGAGAAGAAGTGGTTCGACGTACACGCCGTGCCCCTGTTCAGTGGTGAACGTGTCGTGGAAACTGTGTTGCTTTTTGTGGAGACGACACATCAGGTGAAACAGATTGAATTCTGGAGGTTCAGCGCAGAGACCGATCCGCTCACCGGTTTGGCCAACAGGAACGTTCTTGACGTAATTTTGAGTGATCAACACGTACTCGGTGAGAAATTCTGTGTGATCATGCTCGATGTGGATGGTTTCAAAGAGATAAACGACAGATACGGTCACAGCGTCGGTGATGAAGTGCTCAAAGAGTTCGCACGGAGACTCAGCAACAATGCCAGAAAAGACACCATCTTGGTGCGTTTCGGTGGTGATGAAATGCTTGTGATCGTTCCAAACGCCGACAGAGAAACCGGTTTGAAAATAGCTCAAAGGCTTCAAGAAGTGTTGAAGAAACCGCTTCACCTTGAGAACCTGACCTTGAATTTGAGCGCCTCGATGGGGCTCTCAGAATTCCCAACCGACGGAAACGATCTTCGATCTCTGATAGACGTTGCAGACCGGCGACTGTACAAAGCTAAGAGCTTGGGTAAGGGATCGCTGTGTGTGGATTGA
- a CDS encoding 6-phospho-beta-glucosidase — protein sequence MKIAVIGAGSSYTPELISGLLDVSEQIDLREVWMHDIDERKLQIMYGFCQRLVKNRFKLFETKDFVEAVRESSYVVFQFRPGGLKARKLDEEIPLKYGLIGQETTGVGGFAAALRAFPIMERYVDSVDKHSEAIVINFTNPSGHVTEFVLNYLGFERFIGLCNVPINFLNHLASLLSCEMEEIFVKYYGLNHLSFVERIWMNNEDVTEKVFQMLSKFESPELPSWLILSAKLLMNPYLRYYVSTQQMFKKIYEEGTRAEKVIEIEERLFRKYETENEIPAELSQRGGSLYSTAAARLIRDLTLSNNSVHIVNTRNMGAIANLPDDYVLEVPCLTKANRVLPITEGSADPFAVGLIHTVKMYERLTIEAYLKKSKATAIKALLLHPLGPRSHNVRELLEEICQANREYFELL from the coding sequence ATGAAGATCGCGGTCATCGGGGCTGGAAGCAGTTACACGCCGGAACTGATCTCTGGTCTTTTGGACGTTTCCGAGCAGATCGATTTGCGAGAAGTCTGGATGCACGATATCGATGAGAGAAAACTTCAGATTATGTATGGTTTCTGTCAGAGATTGGTGAAGAACCGTTTCAAGTTGTTCGAAACGAAGGATTTCGTCGAGGCCGTCAGAGAATCGAGTTACGTGGTCTTCCAGTTCAGACCGGGTGGATTGAAGGCGCGCAAGTTGGACGAGGAGATCCCACTCAAGTACGGTTTGATTGGTCAAGAAACAACCGGCGTTGGTGGATTTGCAGCCGCGTTGAGGGCATTCCCCATAATGGAGAGGTACGTCGACTCTGTGGACAAGCACAGCGAAGCGATCGTGATCAACTTCACGAACCCGTCTGGTCATGTGACCGAGTTTGTCCTGAACTATCTCGGTTTCGAGCGATTCATCGGGCTGTGCAACGTACCGATCAATTTTCTCAATCATCTCGCGAGTCTTCTTTCCTGCGAGATGGAAGAAATTTTTGTCAAGTACTATGGTCTGAACCACTTGAGCTTCGTTGAAAGGATCTGGATGAACAACGAAGATGTTACGGAAAAGGTCTTTCAAATGCTTTCCAAGTTCGAAAGTCCCGAGCTTCCAAGTTGGTTGATCCTCTCTGCGAAGCTTCTGATGAACCCGTACCTTCGCTACTACGTCTCGACACAACAAATGTTCAAGAAGATTTACGAAGAGGGCACGCGTGCAGAGAAGGTTATCGAGATCGAAGAACGGCTTTTCAGGAAATATGAAACGGAGAACGAGATACCTGCAGAACTTTCACAAAGAGGTGGAAGCCTCTATTCTACCGCTGCGGCGAGGTTGATAAGAGATCTAACACTCTCGAACAACTCCGTGCACATCGTCAACACGAGAAACATGGGTGCGATCGCTAACTTGCCGGACGATTACGTGCTGGAAGTGCCGTGCTTGACAAAAGCCAATAGAGTTTTGCCCATCACCGAGGGCAGTGCCGATCCGTTCGCCGTTGGCTTAATCCACACCGTCAAGATGTACGAAAGACTCACCATCGAGGCCTATTTGAAAAAGTCAAAGGCTACGGCGATCAAGGCGTTACTTTTGCACCCTCTCGGTCCCAGATCGCACAACGTGAGAGAACTTCTGGAAGAGATATGCCAGGCAAACAGGGAGTACTTCGAGCTTCTTTGA
- a CDS encoding methylenetetrahydrofolate reductase, giving the protein MKLIDKLKEGPILSIEVLPPSRGHGVEEIFRTIDQLMEFPISFINVTRHAPELAYVESDGQIVKVTKVKRPGTVGLAAALMHRYRIDVVPHVICYGMDKYQIEDLLIDLHLIGIRNVFVVRGEYENPLSEQQDRSSYRHAVELVQHIANLNRGVYLYPTEGSEPTDFCIGVAGYPEKHFEAPNMEEDLMNLKRKIDAGAHYVVTQMVFDVEIYKRFVQMARSFGIHVPIIPGVKPVVNLKSIYSIPKKFFVTIPASFVSQMHQASSSEEEFRIGVRFAAKLAEDLLAAGAPGIHVFTMGRAKATKAMLQLLYSKQV; this is encoded by the coding sequence ATGAAACTCATCGATAAGTTGAAGGAAGGACCGATTTTGTCGATAGAGGTACTACCACCAAGCAGGGGCCATGGTGTCGAGGAAATCTTCAGAACGATCGATCAGCTGATGGAGTTTCCGATAAGTTTCATCAACGTGACCAGACACGCACCAGAGCTGGCCTACGTTGAATCTGATGGCCAGATCGTCAAGGTTACGAAGGTGAAACGACCAGGCACGGTGGGTTTGGCTGCCGCACTCATGCACCGCTACAGAATAGATGTTGTGCCGCACGTGATCTGTTACGGGATGGACAAGTACCAGATTGAGGATTTACTGATAGACTTGCATTTGATCGGCATAAGGAACGTGTTCGTGGTGAGGGGGGAGTACGAAAATCCTTTGAGCGAGCAACAGGATAGAAGCTCTTACAGGCACGCCGTTGAACTGGTTCAGCACATCGCAAACCTGAACAGGGGTGTTTACCTTTATCCCACCGAGGGAAGCGAGCCAACGGATTTCTGCATCGGCGTTGCGGGTTATCCGGAAAAACACTTCGAGGCACCCAACATGGAAGAGGATTTGATGAACCTGAAAAGAAAAATTGACGCCGGAGCTCACTACGTTGTGACGCAGATGGTGTTCGATGTGGAGATCTACAAAAGATTTGTCCAGATGGCCAGAAGTTTTGGCATCCATGTTCCCATCATTCCGGGCGTGAAACCTGTAGTGAATTTGAAGAGCATTTATTCGATTCCCAAAAAGTTTTTCGTGACCATACCGGCAAGCTTCGTATCGCAGATGCATCAGGCCAGCAGCAGTGAAGAAGAGTTCAGAATCGGTGTGAGGTTCGCCGCAAAACTCGCGGAAGATCTGCTCGCAGCAGGTGCTCCAGGGATTCACGTCTTCACCATGGGTAGGGCTAAGGCGACCAAAGCAATGTTGCAACTTTTGTATTCAAAACAAGTGTGA
- the lnt gene encoding apolipoprotein N-acyltransferase gives MSFLFLVLSSVVTALSMPGFLFGFLVWFSLIFLFIALEEKNVLTSTLYGFLYFYFFSAINLYWVLPVLVKNLPRTFSRFPGWLGFFVFLLMLTIEALPFALFGLLYSIGKNSIRNRPWLDALFVASLYTLMDFLRGIGEMGFTGGTLADALYKDVGLLQLAPLIGSYGLTFLIVLTNRLLYTMMKKSSRSIEKIAFVVLAIVLISYTVERALPFPAKGETKLVALQTYVRPEEKYSSSSIDLYSKLVEHLEQHSNGLIILPEDVFFTDPRNNEIGELLRELTERRNIKILLGAISTDSGTKNSIFLADESGVRRVYSKVKLFPFVEMLPYERIFSVFKFLRGLVYLQPGEGFFPLKIEEYPTLGIQICFESYFSEPSRQLAKKGAEVLIVCTNDGWFDYNTALIQHFSKSVFRAVETRRQVIQVSNAGVTGAVDPYGRIVKTLPVKRYDSMEIELLPKKNETFYTRYGDLIVWFCLGVVLLTLLLPREKSVRVRRIWR, from the coding sequence ATGAGTTTTCTCTTTCTCGTCCTTTCGAGTGTTGTCACGGCTCTCTCCATGCCAGGCTTTCTCTTTGGCTTCCTCGTTTGGTTCAGCTTGATCTTTCTTTTCATCGCTTTGGAAGAAAAGAACGTTCTCACAAGCACTCTTTACGGTTTTCTGTACTTCTACTTCTTCAGCGCGATCAATTTGTACTGGGTCTTGCCCGTACTGGTGAAGAATTTGCCGAGGACTTTTTCAAGGTTTCCAGGCTGGCTGGGTTTCTTCGTTTTCTTACTCATGCTCACGATTGAAGCGCTGCCGTTCGCACTGTTTGGTCTGCTGTACTCGATCGGAAAAAACTCGATCAGAAACCGTCCATGGCTGGACGCTCTGTTTGTGGCGTCACTCTACACTCTGATGGACTTTCTCAGGGGTATCGGTGAGATGGGTTTCACGGGAGGAACACTCGCAGACGCACTTTACAAAGATGTTGGATTGCTTCAACTTGCCCCGTTGATAGGTTCCTACGGTCTGACGTTTTTGATCGTTTTGACGAACAGGCTGCTCTACACTATGATGAAGAAGAGTTCCAGATCCATCGAAAAGATAGCCTTCGTCGTTCTTGCGATCGTGCTCATATCGTACACGGTAGAACGTGCCTTACCATTTCCAGCGAAGGGTGAAACGAAACTCGTTGCTCTGCAAACTTACGTCAGACCGGAGGAAAAATACTCTTCTTCCTCGATAGATCTTTATTCGAAACTCGTAGAACATCTGGAACAACATTCGAACGGGCTGATAATCCTTCCCGAGGACGTGTTTTTCACCGATCCAAGGAACAACGAAATTGGAGAATTGCTCCGAGAATTGACAGAGAGAAGAAACATCAAGATTCTCCTCGGAGCGATATCAACAGACAGTGGGACGAAAAACAGCATCTTTCTCGCGGATGAATCGGGTGTGCGACGGGTGTATTCGAAGGTGAAACTCTTTCCTTTCGTAGAAATGTTGCCGTACGAAAGGATCTTTTCTGTGTTCAAATTCCTGCGGGGACTGGTCTATCTTCAACCCGGCGAAGGCTTCTTTCCTTTGAAGATTGAAGAATATCCCACACTCGGAATTCAGATATGCTTCGAGTCTTACTTCAGCGAGCCGTCGCGCCAACTTGCGAAAAAAGGTGCGGAAGTTCTCATAGTTTGTACGAACGACGGATGGTTCGATTACAACACCGCCCTGATTCAGCATTTTTCGAAATCCGTTTTCAGAGCGGTGGAGACGAGACGTCAGGTGATTCAGGTCTCCAACGCTGGCGTGACGGGAGCGGTGGATCCTTACGGAAGGATCGTCAAGACCCTGCCCGTGAAGAGGTACGATTCCATGGAAATAGAGCTTCTTCCGAAAAAGAACGAGACGTTTTACACACGCTACGGTGATTTGATCGTCTGGTTCTGTCTCGGCGTTGTGTTGCTAACACTACTGCTGCCGCGCGAGAAAAGCGTACGCGTGAGGAGGATCTGGAGATGA
- a CDS encoding Cof-type HAD-IIB family hydrolase, which yields MIFLIKLVCIDLDGTLLDSEKRISQHNIEAIRRVVELGVHVTIFTGRSFGSAAHYVRELGIKIPVVFQNGALIIDPVSMKVFRNIELESGLARHFVEEARENSVYPVVYESFFFEKDMLVEGPYVGAFERYFQLNSHRIRMVEDLSKELSKRKSVVEVALVGKIENVNRVIEEASAKLKNGYTVVENQKRDTEAFVEIFGPGVGKERALEFFLEMYAVTPEEVMYVGDNLNDASIMRMVGTSVAMMNAPDEIKRIATHVTDSNDESGVAKALEKLVLRERVEE from the coding sequence GTGATCTTCTTGATCAAACTCGTGTGCATAGACCTGGATGGAACGCTCTTGGACAGCGAGAAGCGCATCTCACAGCATAACATTGAGGCCATCAGGCGTGTGGTCGAGTTGGGCGTGCACGTGACGATCTTCACAGGTAGAAGCTTCGGCTCCGCCGCACATTATGTGAGGGAGCTTGGCATCAAAATACCGGTAGTCTTTCAAAACGGTGCGCTGATAATCGATCCGGTGAGCATGAAGGTCTTTCGGAACATCGAACTTGAATCCGGTTTGGCGAGACATTTCGTAGAGGAGGCGCGAGAGAATTCAGTTTATCCAGTGGTCTATGAGTCATTCTTTTTTGAGAAGGACATGCTCGTCGAGGGACCATACGTGGGTGCCTTTGAAAGATACTTCCAGTTGAACTCGCACCGCATCAGGATGGTTGAAGATCTGAGCAAAGAACTGAGCAAAAGGAAAAGCGTCGTAGAGGTTGCGCTCGTTGGGAAGATTGAGAACGTAAATCGCGTGATCGAGGAAGCGTCTGCAAAACTGAAAAATGGTTACACGGTCGTGGAGAACCAGAAGAGAGATACAGAAGCGTTCGTTGAGATCTTTGGACCCGGTGTTGGAAAGGAAAGGGCGCTCGAATTCTTCCTCGAAATGTATGCCGTCACGCCGGAAGAGGTCATGTACGTAGGAGACAACCTCAACGATGCGTCGATCATGCGCATGGTGGGAACCTCCGTGGCTATGATGAACGCACCCGACGAGATCAAGAGGATCGCCACACACGTTACCGACAGCAACGACGAGTCCGGTGTCGCTAAAGCTTTGGAAAAACTCGTACTTCGGGAGCGTGTTGAAGAATGA
- a CDS encoding phosphopentomutase, producing the protein MRVIAIVLDSVGIGELPDAHLYGDEGSNTLVNTARAVGGLNLPNLAKMGLGNLDEIMGVPKMDAIGAYGIMMEKSPGKDSTTGHWELAGIVLKKPFDLFPNGFPKELIEEFERRTNRKVLGNKPASGTEIIKELGLEHERTGALIVYTSADSVFQIAAKEEIVPVEELYRYCEIARGLLDEMGFKVARVIARPFTGEWPNYVRTPRRHDYSLPPEGRTLLDILTDSGIAVYAVGKIYDLYAGRGITESFKTEDNMDGVDKTIWVMRNKREDCMIFTNLVDYDMKYGHRNDVKGYAKALEEFDARLPEIWDSMEHDDVLFITADHGCDPTTPSTDHSRERVPILVCGEKVCRNVNLGIRESFADFGQTVADIFQVEKLANGVSFKDLLFGCP; encoded by the coding sequence ATGAGGGTTATTGCGATCGTTCTCGACAGCGTCGGTATAGGAGAACTTCCTGATGCCCACCTCTATGGAGACGAGGGGAGCAACACTTTAGTCAACACGGCGAGGGCCGTCGGCGGGCTGAACCTGCCAAACCTGGCCAAGATGGGTTTGGGTAATCTGGACGAGATCATGGGTGTGCCCAAGATGGATGCAATCGGTGCTTACGGCATCATGATGGAAAAGAGCCCAGGAAAGGATTCAACCACCGGACATTGGGAGCTTGCGGGTATCGTGCTCAAAAAACCGTTCGACCTTTTCCCGAACGGTTTTCCAAAAGAGCTGATAGAAGAGTTCGAACGAAGGACGAATAGAAAGGTGCTGGGCAACAAGCCTGCGTCCGGTACTGAGATCATCAAAGAACTCGGTTTGGAACATGAAAGAACGGGTGCTTTGATCGTGTACACCTCTGCAGACAGCGTCTTTCAGATTGCAGCAAAGGAAGAAATCGTCCCAGTTGAAGAGCTCTACAGATACTGTGAGATCGCGAGAGGGTTGCTCGACGAAATGGGGTTCAAAGTGGCAAGGGTCATCGCAAGGCCCTTCACGGGTGAGTGGCCCAACTACGTGCGTACGCCTCGAAGACACGATTACTCACTGCCACCGGAAGGTCGAACGCTTCTGGACATCTTGACGGACAGCGGGATCGCAGTGTACGCAGTGGGTAAGATTTACGATCTTTACGCAGGGAGGGGCATAACTGAGAGTTTCAAAACCGAGGACAACATGGACGGGGTTGATAAAACAATCTGGGTGATGAGGAACAAAAGAGAAGATTGCATGATCTTCACCAACCTGGTCGATTACGACATGAAATACGGTCACAGAAACGATGTGAAAGGCTATGCGAAAGCACTCGAAGAGTTCGATGCGAGGTTGCCCGAGATCTGGGACTCAATGGAACACGACGATGTGCTCTTCATAACCGCGGACCACGGGTGCGATCCCACAACGCCCTCGACGGATCACTCGAGGGAGAGAGTGCCCATCCTGGTGTGTGGTGAAAAAGTCTGTCGAAACGTGAACCTCGGCATTAGGGAATCTTTCGCTGATTTCGGTCAAACCGTGGCCGACATCTTCCAGGTTGAAAAGCTGGCTAACGGAGTTTCGTTCAAAGATCTTCTGTTCGGTTGTCCATGA